In the Cohaesibacter intestini genome, one interval contains:
- a CDS encoding 4-carboxy-4-hydroxy-2-oxoadipate aldolase/oxaloacetate decarboxylase yields MAHVIRTIKRPDPALVEAIARFTPATLHEAQGRRGALASKIKPIYPGMTVCGPALTIKSHPGDNCMLQLGISLAKPGDVLVFATDDSNEQGCFGEVLGTWAMSRGVAGLVTDSGVRDGPALNKKGFPVFSPGLCIKGTVKESLGTINKPISFAGEIINPGDIIVGDDDGLVVVRPSEAAAVAKSSQERDDIEAKFMASYGEGADHLALTGLDKILEAKGITYED; encoded by the coding sequence ATGGCGCATGTCATTCGCACCATCAAGCGACCAGACCCTGCTCTGGTCGAAGCAATCGCACGTTTCACACCAGCGACGCTGCATGAAGCGCAGGGCCGTCGCGGTGCCTTGGCTTCCAAAATCAAGCCAATCTATCCGGGCATGACCGTCTGCGGCCCGGCCCTGACCATCAAGTCCCATCCCGGTGACAATTGCATGCTGCAATTGGGCATCAGCCTGGCCAAGCCCGGCGATGTTCTGGTGTTTGCTACCGACGATTCAAACGAGCAGGGTTGCTTTGGTGAAGTGCTCGGCACTTGGGCCATGTCCCGCGGCGTTGCCGGCTTGGTCACTGACAGTGGCGTGCGTGACGGGCCAGCACTGAACAAGAAAGGCTTTCCGGTCTTCAGCCCCGGCCTTTGCATCAAAGGCACCGTCAAGGAGAGCCTTGGCACCATCAATAAGCCAATCTCCTTCGCAGGTGAAATCATCAATCCGGGTGACATCATCGTTGGTGACGATGACGGTCTGGTGGTTGTTCGTCCGTCCGAGGCCGCAGCGGTCGCGAAATCCTCGCAGGAGCGCGACGATATTGAAGCCAAATTCATGGCCAGCTATGGCGAAGGCGCCGATCACCTCGCCTTGACCGGCCTTGACAAAATCCTCGAAGCCAAAGGCATCACCTACGAGGATTGA
- a CDS encoding gluconokinase has product MGVCGCGKSTIGEKVAALYGLPFMDADDYHPRSNVEKMSKGIPLGDLDRWPWFVNLAEAMNEKTTASGSVVCGCSSLKRSYRDLLVEKLNKPVLFVYLDGDRDLLLNRMSARKGHYMPTSLLDSQLATLEVPQADEKALKIPIDQNIASIVDQINTALT; this is encoded by the coding sequence ATGGGCGTTTGCGGTTGCGGCAAATCCACGATTGGCGAAAAGGTGGCGGCGCTCTATGGCCTTCCCTTCATGGATGCCGATGACTATCACCCAAGATCGAATGTCGAGAAAATGTCCAAGGGCATTCCTCTGGGCGACTTGGACCGATGGCCTTGGTTTGTAAATCTGGCCGAAGCAATGAACGAGAAAACAACAGCAAGCGGCAGCGTTGTTTGTGGCTGCTCGTCACTCAAACGCAGCTACCGTGATCTGCTTGTCGAGAAACTCAATAAGCCGGTCCTTTTTGTCTATCTGGATGGGGACCGAGACTTGCTGCTGAACCGAATGTCGGCCCGAAAGGGGCATTATATGCCAACAAGTTTATTGGATAGCCAACTGGCGACGTTGGAAGTCCCGCAAGCTGATGAAAAAGCGCTGAAAATTCCAATTGACCAGAATATCGCGTCGATCGTTGATCAGATTAACACAGCTCTGACCTAA
- a CDS encoding biotin-dependent carboxyltransferase family protein, producing the protein MISIAYTVGLSMVQDLGRDRHYRHGVSVGGAMDRLALEMGNALLGNAPGSAGIEATLFPLKITFQEETEVAITGAHCAANLDGRALPPNWAFLARKGQCLSLDRLLSGSFAYITFAGGIDVPDILGSRSTHLRCAFGGLEGRMLRSGDVLPLGPKPADRTALDSIGFGVCEPSLQLPAPVSDVVPNGDTTLLRYLPAAEHDAFDAASLDALVWTKWHITPHSSRAGYRLDGAKLQLKDKLEMRSHGIVPGVIQVPPGGAPIIQTADSQTSGGYPKIGTVIEADMWRLAQTRIGTHVRFVETDYADALQAWKASQHYLSDIRANAKALREVQA; encoded by the coding sequence ATGATTTCGATTGCATATACAGTCGGCCTATCGATGGTGCAGGATCTGGGCCGCGACCGCCATTATCGCCACGGGGTCAGTGTTGGCGGGGCTATGGACCGTCTGGCTTTGGAAATGGGCAATGCGCTGTTGGGCAATGCGCCGGGTTCAGCGGGCATTGAGGCAACGCTTTTTCCGCTCAAGATCACCTTTCAGGAAGAGACGGAAGTCGCCATCACCGGCGCCCATTGTGCAGCGAACCTTGATGGCCGCGCCTTGCCACCAAACTGGGCCTTTCTGGCGCGAAAAGGACAGTGTCTGAGCCTTGATCGTCTGCTGTCCGGCTCCTTCGCCTATATTACCTTTGCTGGTGGCATCGATGTCCCTGACATTCTTGGCTCGCGCAGCACCCATCTTCGATGCGCCTTTGGCGGGTTGGAGGGGCGTATGTTGCGCAGTGGCGATGTCCTGCCGCTCGGCCCAAAGCCGGCTGACAGGACCGCTCTGGACAGCATCGGTTTTGGCGTCTGTGAGCCGTCATTGCAACTGCCTGCGCCTGTGTCAGATGTGGTGCCAAATGGCGACACCACCCTGCTGCGCTATTTGCCAGCAGCGGAACATGACGCTTTTGATGCGGCGTCACTGGACGCACTGGTTTGGACCAAATGGCATATCACCCCTCATAGCAGCCGGGCTGGCTACCGGCTGGACGGAGCCAAACTGCAACTCAAGGACAAGTTGGAAATGCGCTCGCACGGCATTGTTCCGGGCGTCATTCAGGTGCCCCCGGGCGGTGCCCCGATCATCCAGACGGCGGATTCCCAGACCTCTGGTGGCTATCCCAAGATCGGCACCGTGATCGAGGCGGACATGTGGCGGTTGGCCCAGACCCGCATTGGCACGCATGTGCGGTTCGTTGAGACCGACTATGCGGACGCCCTGCAAGCATGGAAGGCCAGCCAACACTATTTGAGCGACATTCGGGCCAATGCCAAGGCACTAAGAGAGGTTCAAGCATGA
- a CDS encoding biotin/lipoyl-binding protein, translating into MTQKSDIENLEQDVETVIKWAKQNKLEALGVEVGDLRVRVMLQDPNKRTKGLALDEADLADAHLCRAASQGIWHFHHADADKAVLLAGQPVPASMPLGYLTIGPMLLPVTSPVAGTLTAVFVDNGDMVAAGSPLFAVRPNQ; encoded by the coding sequence ATGACCCAGAAATCGGACATTGAAAACCTCGAACAGGATGTCGAGACGGTCATTAAATGGGCCAAGCAAAACAAGCTCGAAGCGCTTGGCGTAGAGGTTGGCGACCTGCGCGTGCGGGTGATGTTGCAGGACCCGAACAAGAGAACCAAAGGCCTCGCACTGGATGAGGCTGATCTTGCCGACGCCCATCTGTGCCGCGCTGCCAGTCAAGGGATCTGGCATTTTCATCATGCCGATGCAGACAAGGCCGTTCTGTTGGCGGGGCAACCTGTTCCGGCGAGCATGCCTCTGGGCTATTTGACCATCGGCCCGATGCTGCTGCCCGTCACCAGCCCCGTCGCGGGCACATTGACTGCGGTTTTTGTTGACAATGGCGACATGGTCGCCGCGGGTAGCCCACTCTTTGCCGTCCGCCCAAATCAATGA
- a CDS encoding SDR family oxidoreductase, whose translation MDRLFGLKGKKALVTGSGQGIGFQLANGLADAGAEVILNDIDPKRLEKAAKSLHDRGATVHTLGFDVTDPELVAKAIDGFEADIGPIDILVNNAGMQHRAPLEEFPVDAFDFLMKLNVNSVFYVSKAVAKHMIERKAGKIVNICSVQTSLARPSIAPYTGSKGAVANLTKGMATDWAKYGLQINGLAPGYFKTELTSALVADEEFTAWLSNRTPAGRWGEVSELVGACIFLSSEGSSFVNGHILYVDGGITVSL comes from the coding sequence ATCGACAGACTATTCGGCCTGAAAGGCAAGAAGGCACTGGTCACCGGATCTGGACAGGGCATCGGATTTCAATTGGCCAACGGCCTTGCAGACGCTGGGGCCGAAGTCATTCTCAATGACATCGACCCAAAGCGGCTTGAAAAAGCAGCCAAATCGTTGCACGACCGCGGTGCAACGGTGCACACACTTGGCTTTGACGTAACCGATCCAGAACTGGTCGCCAAAGCAATCGACGGCTTCGAGGCGGACATTGGCCCCATTGATATCTTGGTCAACAATGCCGGCATGCAACATCGGGCGCCGCTGGAAGAGTTTCCCGTCGATGCGTTCGATTTTCTGATGAAGCTGAATGTCAATTCGGTCTTCTATGTTTCAAAGGCCGTTGCCAAACATATGATCGAACGCAAGGCGGGCAAGATCGTCAATATTTGTTCGGTCCAGACCTCTTTGGCTCGCCCTTCCATTGCCCCTTACACCGGATCAAAAGGAGCCGTCGCCAACCTGACCAAGGGCATGGCAACTGACTGGGCAAAATATGGCCTTCAGATCAACGGCTTGGCCCCCGGTTATTTCAAAACCGAACTGACATCCGCACTTGTGGCCGACGAAGAATTCACTGCATGGCTGAGCAATCGCACACCAGCCGGGCGCTGGGGCGAGGTCAGCGAACTGGTTGGCGCTTGTATTTTCCTCAGCTCCGAAGGCTCCTCTTTTGTGAATGGACACATTCTGTATGTCGATGGCGGTATCACAGTCTCACTCTAA
- a CDS encoding L-idonate 5-dehydrogenase, with translation MKSIICYGAKDIRLETTELGQVGADDVLVDIAVGGICGSDLHYYNRGGFGAVRIQMPMILGHEVSGIVRQAGDAVANVKVGDLVAINPSLPCGDCAYCRAAMHNQCIDMRFYGSAMRMPHVHGAFSQKVVAKAKQCFAFSKSSNVHEAACAEPFSVALHAVKRAGSLIGKRVLVTGVGPIGMMVVAAAKLHGAMEIVVTDIVDGALARAQAMGADRAINVATSGDELDVYARGKGYFDVCFECSGNQSAIVSALDLLRPRSRLVQLGLGGDVTLPQNVVVAKEIELCGSFRFFEEFAWAVELIDSGRVNFTPLLTGCFLLEQAVDAFEAALDRNISMKVQIEF, from the coding sequence ATGAAATCCATCATCTGTTATGGCGCAAAGGATATTCGCCTGGAAACTACCGAACTGGGTCAGGTCGGTGCGGACGATGTGCTGGTTGATATTGCGGTTGGTGGCATTTGCGGCTCTGACCTTCACTATTACAATCGTGGTGGTTTTGGCGCGGTCCGCATTCAGATGCCGATGATCCTTGGGCATGAAGTGTCTGGTATCGTGCGTCAGGCGGGGGATGCTGTTGCCAATGTCAAAGTGGGGGATTTGGTTGCGATCAATCCTAGCCTCCCTTGTGGTGATTGTGCCTATTGTCGGGCGGCTATGCACAATCAATGTATTGATATGCGCTTTTATGGCAGTGCGATGCGCATGCCCCATGTGCATGGTGCTTTCAGCCAGAAGGTTGTTGCTAAAGCAAAGCAATGCTTTGCTTTTTCGAAAAGCAGTAATGTGCATGAGGCTGCCTGTGCAGAGCCATTTTCAGTGGCGTTGCATGCGGTTAAGCGCGCTGGGAGCCTGATCGGCAAGCGGGTGCTGGTGACAGGTGTCGGTCCCATCGGCATGATGGTTGTTGCTGCTGCAAAACTGCATGGTGCGATGGAGATTGTTGTCACGGACATTGTTGATGGCGCTTTGGCGCGAGCACAAGCCATGGGGGCGGATCGTGCGATCAATGTGGCGACTTCGGGTGACGAGCTGGATGTTTATGCGCGGGGTAAGGGCTATTTTGATGTCTGCTTCGAATGCTCCGGCAACCAGTCAGCCATTGTTTCGGCCTTGGATCTCTTGCGCCCCAGATCACGGCTGGTGCAGCTCGGCCTCGGTGGGGATGTGACCTTGCCGCAGAATGTTGTGGTTGCCAAGGAAATCGAGCTATGCGGTTCCTTCCGCTTCTTCGAGGAATTCGCCTGGGCTGTTGAATTGATCGATTCTGGTCGTGTCAACTTTACGCCACTTCTGACTGGCTGCTTCCTGTTGGAGCAGGCGGTTGATGCATTTGAGGCTGCATTGGATCGTAATATTTCCATGAAAGTTCAAATAGAGTTTTGA
- the nac gene encoding nitrogen assimilation transcriptional regulator NAC → MDSKRLSYFVKIIDKGSLTRAADALNIAQPALSQHLISLENQFKQQLVIRGRHGVTLTDAGKALYRHAQIILKQMEHMSYDVTAASKVLSGSVSVGLAPYSTTSTLSLSLLKEVKRQHPEIMLHINDNFGSIFSELVMNGRMDLALIYDPGMMRGVNFQQVAVEELFFITRRSQSRPNDGADEISLASLESEPLLLPSRIHLLRTLVDSAFEKSNVTPTIVAEIESMETLGAAISEGIGSTILPWSAASRMTDFKRLTLRPIKKPKIEATISVCVSDSIPLSESAMAVHDILFRQVRELISTNQWPGVRPPL, encoded by the coding sequence ATGGATAGCAAACGACTGAGCTATTTTGTAAAAATCATTGATAAAGGCAGCCTTACAAGGGCTGCAGATGCGCTGAATATCGCCCAGCCCGCCCTTAGCCAACATTTGATCAGCCTTGAAAACCAGTTCAAGCAACAGCTGGTGATCCGTGGCCGACATGGGGTCACCCTGACCGATGCGGGCAAAGCACTTTACCGTCATGCCCAGATCATTCTCAAGCAAATGGAGCATATGTCCTATGATGTCACGGCGGCCTCCAAGGTGCTGTCGGGCAGCGTGTCGGTCGGCCTTGCGCCCTACAGCACAACATCCACCCTGTCGCTGTCCTTGCTGAAGGAAGTCAAACGCCAGCATCCGGAAATCATGCTCCATATCAACGATAATTTTGGCTCTATTTTCAGCGAATTGGTGATGAATGGCCGGATGGATCTGGCATTGATTTATGATCCGGGCATGATGCGGGGCGTCAATTTTCAGCAAGTCGCTGTCGAGGAATTGTTTTTCATTACGCGCCGTTCGCAATCCAGACCCAATGATGGTGCCGACGAGATTTCTCTGGCCTCACTGGAATCGGAACCACTTCTCCTGCCCAGTCGGATCCATCTTTTGCGCACGCTCGTCGATTCAGCCTTTGAGAAAAGCAATGTCACGCCAACCATCGTGGCGGAAATCGAGTCCATGGAAACCTTGGGAGCGGCGATTTCCGAGGGGATCGGATCGACCATCTTGCCATGGTCAGCAGCCAGCCGGATGACCGATTTCAAGCGTTTGACCTTGCGCCCGATCAAAAAGCCGAAAATCGAAGCCACCATATCGGTCTGTGTATCGGACAGCATTCCCTTGTCGGAATCGGCCATGGCCGTTCATGACATTCTATTCCGGCAGGTGCGTGAACTGATTTCCACCAATCAGTGGCCGGGCGTGCGCCCTCCCCTCTGA
- a CDS encoding LamB/YcsF family protein, with protein sequence MQIDLNSDLGEGFGPYKLGDDEALLKIVTSANIACGYHAGDAVIMDKSVRAALANKADIGAHVGFPDRLGFGRHPIHMELAELEKHVIYQLGALEGIARAAGHKMTHMNFHGALGNMAFVDRPLAEMLVDAVASFNHDLILLCLANTEFSKAAEKKGFKTANVFLADRAYDDDGILVKRGLPGAVIEDPEAVKQRVKQFLDDGAILSINGKRLTTPIHTILVHGDTPGSVTLANTIRSLIQDEGHALTPLSQMDL encoded by the coding sequence ATGCAAATCGATCTGAACTCCGATCTTGGCGAAGGCTTTGGCCCTTACAAACTGGGTGATGATGAAGCCTTGCTGAAAATCGTAACCTCCGCCAACATTGCGTGTGGCTATCATGCCGGGGATGCGGTGATTATGGATAAGAGCGTGCGTGCGGCCCTTGCCAACAAGGCCGATATCGGTGCGCATGTCGGCTTTCCGGACCGGCTGGGATTTGGTCGGCATCCCATCCATATGGAGCTGGCAGAGCTGGAAAAGCATGTGATCTATCAGCTTGGCGCTCTGGAAGGCATTGCCCGCGCGGCCGGGCACAAGATGACCCATATGAATTTTCACGGTGCCTTGGGCAATATGGCCTTTGTTGACAGGCCTTTGGCCGAGATGCTGGTCGATGCGGTGGCATCCTTCAACCACGATCTCATCCTGCTTTGTCTGGCCAATACCGAATTTTCAAAAGCTGCCGAGAAAAAAGGCTTCAAAACAGCCAATGTCTTTCTGGCTGACCGGGCCTATGATGATGATGGCATTCTGGTCAAACGTGGCCTGCCGGGGGCGGTGATCGAAGATCCAGAAGCGGTTAAACAGCGGGTGAAGCAGTTTCTCGATGACGGGGCGATCCTCTCCATCAATGGCAAGCGTTTGACCACACCGATTCACACCATATTGGTGCATGGCGACACGCCGGGATCCGTGACATTGGCCAACACGATCCGCAGCCTGATCCAAGATGAAGGCCATGCCCTGACCCCACTCTCGCAGATGGATCTCTAG
- a CDS encoding LacI family DNA-binding transcriptional regulator yields the protein MARRSTKAHVTIKDVAEAAGVSPMTVSRALRNVSFVTEETRLRIQQAVDQLGYVPNKAAGSLSSRKSGFVAMLLPSLNNQHLAETVHILTLELEKADKQLLLGYTDYLPDKEEELIETMLRHRPEALILCYDGHSQEARRRLDKVTIPVIELWETPDDAVQHTVGFSNFKAAYDMTRALLAKGYQRVAFLGEVNDEGSRAGARREGFTAAMQDAGLSAHRVTHTATMPISLEAAADTCNRLLDAFPDTDCIFCVSDPAAFGAMSALVERGVTIPDQIGLAGFGNFEISRFTHPPIATVGVDPVLIGKKAAELLLRILDQDGVGSSQVTEHIRLTPELMIRGSVTQCD from the coding sequence ATGGCTCGCCGGTCCACCAAAGCTCATGTGACGATCAAGGATGTGGCCGAGGCCGCGGGTGTTTCGCCCATGACGGTCTCGCGTGCTCTGCGCAATGTCAGCTTCGTCACCGAAGAAACCCGCCTGCGCATTCAGCAAGCGGTAGATCAGCTGGGCTACGTGCCCAACAAGGCGGCAGGCAGTCTGTCTTCCCGGAAATCGGGATTTGTCGCCATGCTTTTGCCTTCCCTGAATAACCAGCATTTGGCTGAAACCGTTCACATCCTGACGCTCGAACTGGAAAAAGCCGACAAACAACTCCTGCTTGGCTATACGGATTATCTGCCAGACAAGGAAGAAGAGCTGATTGAGACAATGCTGCGGCATCGGCCCGAAGCTTTGATCTTATGCTATGACGGCCACTCGCAAGAGGCCAGACGGCGGTTGGATAAGGTTACTATTCCAGTGATTGAATTGTGGGAGACCCCGGATGATGCGGTACAGCATACGGTCGGTTTTTCCAACTTCAAGGCAGCCTACGATATGACGCGGGCCCTTCTGGCAAAGGGCTATCAACGGGTCGCTTTCTTGGGCGAAGTCAATGACGAAGGAAGCCGCGCCGGAGCGCGCCGCGAAGGATTTACAGCAGCCATGCAGGATGCTGGACTGTCCGCCCATCGCGTCACCCATACCGCGACCATGCCAATCAGCTTGGAAGCGGCAGCGGATACATGCAACAGACTGCTGGACGCATTCCCGGATACAGACTGCATTTTCTGTGTTTCAGATCCCGCTGCCTTTGGCGCGATGAGCGCGCTGGTGGAACGGGGAGTGACCATTCCTGACCAGATCGGTCTGGCAGGCTTTGGCAATTTCGAGATTTCCCGTTTCACTCATCCGCCCATTGCAACGGTCGGGGTGGATCCGGTTCTGATCGGCAAAAAAGCCGCAGAGCTGCTGCTGCGTATTCTCGATCAGGACGGTGTTGGAAGCAGCCAGGTAACAGAGCATATCCGCCTAACACCGGAATTGATGATCCGCGGCTCAGTCACACAGTGCGATTGA
- the pxpB gene encoding 5-oxoprolinase subunit PxpB has translation MSKKNETFSRPKERDSVSLLGTSALLFEAAGAFDLASQRRIWALADTFQQWDGVKEAIPGMTNLMLTFSTPPEDPERYKGLVLQAWEKAQSWDIEGKTVEIPVVYGGELGPHLHDAAQLTGLTIDEVVAIHSGQSYSVFALGAHPGLGYLGITDERIWVPRREVPVLSVPAGSVSIGGMQTAVSASAGASGWHTLGHTDTEFFFPHQDNPTLLAPGDSVTFRVERIIK, from the coding sequence ATGAGCAAAAAGAACGAAACTTTCAGCAGACCGAAGGAACGGGATTCCGTAAGCCTGCTTGGGACCAGCGCCCTGCTGTTTGAGGCGGCGGGCGCTTTTGACCTTGCGAGCCAGCGCCGCATTTGGGCCTTGGCCGACACCTTTCAGCAATGGGACGGCGTGAAGGAAGCCATTCCGGGTATGACCAACCTGATGCTGACCTTTAGCACGCCCCCTGAAGACCCTGAACGCTATAAAGGCTTGGTGCTGCAGGCTTGGGAGAAGGCGCAAAGCTGGGACATAGAAGGCAAGACCGTCGAGATTCCGGTTGTCTATGGCGGCGAATTGGGCCCGCATCTTCACGATGCTGCGCAATTGACTGGCCTGACCATTGACGAAGTGGTCGCCATTCATTCCGGGCAGAGCTATTCGGTCTTTGCCCTCGGTGCGCATCCCGGTCTTGGCTATTTGGGTATCACGGATGAGCGAATTTGGGTCCCGAGACGGGAAGTCCCGGTTTTGAGTGTCCCTGCCGGGTCGGTCTCGATTGGTGGGATGCAGACCGCGGTGTCCGCTTCGGCTGGAGCCAGTGGCTGGCACACGCTGGGTCATACAGATACGGAATTCTTCTTTCCCCATCAGGACAATCCGACATTACTGGCTCCAGGAGACAGCGTGACTTTCCGGGTCGAGAGGATCATCAAATGA
- the gndA gene encoding NADP-dependent phosphogluconate dehydrogenase, whose amino-acid sequence MERKSIGIVGLGVMGRNLALNFAEKGYFVAAFDPWPEARESLTAQLRDKEAPELADNIFLATSEKALVNALKPPRSLLLMVKAGETVDQQINAFASLLEANDCLIDGGNSHFEETIRREKNLRSLRLRFLGLGISGGEEGARHGPSMMAGGDPTAYGNCAEMLEAIAAKFDQSPCCALVGSDGAGHFVKTVHNGIEYAIMQILAESYLVMRDVFRLDNEWCSRIFAEWNETALSSYLVEITSKVLARSDYLAKGSLVDIIMDKAGQKGTGKWSSQAAFDYGVPANTIAEAVFARAMASMKEQRVDASKRLHGPICESAVAGDVSIGCLRDATLCAVIVAYAQGLSLIAAASKDHGWQTDLADVADIWRSGCVIRADLLDDIAKAYRQTPSLANLMCAEPFTEYLANGQTAWRAMIKLAIDQGVPVPAFSSALAYYDGYRTERSSANLLQAQRDYFGAHTYERLDRQGSFHTEW is encoded by the coding sequence ATGGAGCGTAAAAGCATCGGTATTGTTGGCTTGGGTGTGATGGGGCGCAATCTGGCACTGAATTTTGCCGAAAAGGGATATTTCGTCGCCGCCTTCGACCCGTGGCCAGAGGCCCGCGAAAGCCTGACGGCGCAATTGCGCGATAAAGAAGCGCCGGAGCTGGCGGACAATATCTTTCTGGCGACCAGTGAAAAGGCGCTGGTCAATGCCCTAAAGCCCCCCCGCAGTTTGCTGCTGATGGTCAAGGCTGGCGAGACCGTTGACCAGCAAATCAATGCCTTTGCTTCCCTGCTGGAAGCCAATGATTGTCTGATCGATGGTGGCAATTCGCATTTCGAGGAAACGATCCGGCGCGAGAAAAATCTTCGCTCCTTGCGGCTGCGCTTCCTCGGGCTTGGCATTTCGGGTGGCGAGGAAGGCGCGCGTCATGGTCCGTCCATGATGGCTGGCGGTGATCCCACGGCCTATGGCAATTGTGCTGAGATGCTGGAAGCCATTGCGGCCAAGTTCGATCAGTCCCCTTGCTGCGCTCTGGTGGGCAGCGACGGGGCAGGGCATTTCGTCAAGACCGTTCACAACGGCATTGAATATGCGATCATGCAAATTCTGGCGGAATCCTATCTGGTCATGCGTGATGTTTTCCGCCTCGACAATGAATGGTGTAGCCGCATTTTTGCCGAATGGAACGAAACCGCCCTGTCTTCCTATCTGGTCGAGATCACCTCCAAAGTGCTGGCGCGCAGCGATTATTTGGCAAAAGGGTCGCTTGTCGACATCATCATGGACAAGGCGGGACAGAAGGGCACCGGCAAATGGAGCTCGCAAGCCGCCTTTGATTATGGCGTGCCAGCCAACACCATCGCAGAAGCCGTTTTTGCCCGCGCTATGGCCTCAATGAAAGAGCAACGGGTTGACGCCAGCAAGCGACTTCATGGGCCAATTTGCGAATCTGCCGTTGCTGGCGATGTTTCGATCGGTTGCCTGAGGGATGCAACCCTTTGTGCGGTGATCGTGGCCTATGCACAAGGCTTATCGCTGATCGCGGCAGCATCCAAAGACCATGGTTGGCAGACCGATCTCGCCGATGTTGCAGACATTTGGCGCAGTGGCTGCGTTATCCGTGCTGATCTGCTGGATGATATTGCCAAAGCCTATCGACAGACGCCGTCTCTTGCCAATCTAATGTGCGCCGAGCCCTTTACCGAGTATTTGGCCAACGGTCAGACGGCTTGGCGCGCGATGATCAAACTGGCCATTGATCAAGGCGTACCGGTTCCGGCCTTTTCCTCGGCGCTGGCCTATTATGACGGATATCGCACAGAACGTTCGTCAGCCAATCTATTGCAGGCTCAGAGAGATTATTTCGGCGCCCATACCTATGAGCGTCTCGACCGACAAGGCAGCTTCCATACTGAGTGGTGA